One window of the Cryptomeria japonica chromosome 7, Sugi_1.0, whole genome shotgun sequence genome contains the following:
- the LOC131064252 gene encoding disease resistance protein Roq1, whose translation MASSSTPSHDQIRPKNAFEQLAPCFSVSASTGPWQIFINHRGSDTKYTFANKIQEKLDGMGFRAFLDVEALQPGDLIPAEIQAAMTSASLHIAILSPDYAESPWCLAELAFMLQTPAKIIPVFYHVESSDVRWVQKGIYAHAFSEYGKKGRYTQEKLDEWKTALHNISFRSGYPVNNNEDEARVLKNIVNHALQILKKDPLWVAEHPLGLDELVQGLQSIASDDNEKITGIVGMGGSGKTTLAKEFFNRNFSCFEKCSFVEDVRDAASRKVLPEKQKKLLKDLGVRHLPFDSVDEGKAVLGNRLSSHRALIVLDDVDHIDQLNALLPNKDNLVSQSMVIVTSRELGVLQSWGLSCIYKMPRFNQLHAKQLFCWHAFLQPFPHAEFETLVEEFLKACNGLPLSLKVLGAQLHGRKSKDYWESQLHKMLRVLPGDIKKSLQLSYDALDEEEQEMFLDVACFLIGERKSTAIAVWDGMHWSGLHGLQTLVNKCLVELVDEGDYRRGHFFHEMREKLRMHDHLRDMGREIASRHSSNRLWQPQIDDIKKHFKKEMPIRGIQPPATFVAYKEYTQLMGISSRLSNGLEILHVEGNDFTENFASLSEHLVWLRWEGFPLKRIPVWLTLRHLSVLEIHGADELEELWEDNVDPPEQLRELIIQRSRKLKRLPSSIGRLHYLKKLLFDFDGSSLPEQFCGLQSLEYLLFFAPNLSSLPDGFGNLKSLKSIKLRYCKQLSELPGSFTQLIHLEKLEILDCEILSSLPDGFGNLKSLKSLYLQNCKQLSELPGSFTQLIHLEMLEISYCEILSSLPDGFGNLKSLKSINLCYCKQLSELPGSFTQLIHLEKLEISDCEILSSLPDGFGNLKSLKSINLCYCKQLSELPGSFTQLIHLEMLEISDCEILSSLPDGFGNLESLKSIYLQNCKQLSKLPGSFTQLIHLEMLEISYCEILSSLPDGFGNLKSLKSIKFCNCKQLSELPDSFKQLMHLENLNLLGCAKLKLKLDVLENIKKLAFLGLGGCEEIEDLPHQIVNQASLKSLDLTGCIKLRALPTNIGALVKLESFESPMLKCLQTSLVNLCSLKKIRIIDSIGEMDFDARAEDHKQVSRISISSNCFPDLETFDVEKNLHLMEIETLPVSLKTLSIRKCHVLKNIGCISGLVSLKKLLICDCPQIQELPSFADLVSLKEFEMADCPKVEKIEGLQHSKSLKDLLLRNTCWKVPGIQSLERVERLDELVLECDTISAVKPCIQSMKECPRYLEIQGSVSRVAEPAVNSLAFPDLVVNEVDETSGHLYKGACLFYLEGKEKNEEERKVVRIRVCVDRNLYMSIHSFRFRGSVEVERESAVVVEGRRERVVEAFYRLLARLE comes from the exons atggcttcctcttctacaCCCAGCCATGATCAGATTCGTCCCAAAAACGCTTTTGAGCAGCTCGCACCATGTTTCTCTGTGTCTGCATCTACGGGGCCCTGGCAGATATTCATTAACCATCGCGGAAGCGATACGAAATACACATTTGCCAACAAAATTCAGGAAAAACTTGATGGCATGGGATTTCGAGCTTTCCTTGATGTAGAAGCACTTCAGCCCGGCGATTTGATACCAGCAGAAATACAAGCAGCAATGACCAGTGCCTCCCTTCACATTGCAATTTTGTCTCCCGACTATGCCGAATCCCCATGGTGTTTGGCTGAGCTAGCTTTCATGCTCCAAACTCCTGCTAAAATCATTCCCGTTTTCTATCATGTTGAGTCCTCAGATGTCAGATGGGTACAAAAAGGAATATATGCTCATGCATTTTCAGAATATGGAAAGAAAGGCAGGTACACCCAGGAAAAGCTCGATGAGTGGAAAACGGCACTCCACAACATTTCATTCCGTTCCGGCTACCCGGTTAACAATAACGA GGACGAGGCCAGAGTTTTAAAGAATATTGTGAATCATGCACTTCAAATCTTGAAAAAAGATCCCTTATGGGTAGCCGAACATCCACTTGGATTGGATGAACTGGTACAAGGCCTCCAATCAATCGCCAGTGATGACAACGAAAAAATCACGGGGATCGTGGGCATGGGAGGTAGTGGTAAAACCACATTGGCCAAAGAGTTCTTCAACAGGAATTTTTCCTGctttgaaaaatgcagttttgttGAAGACGTGCGAGATGCAGCATCCAGAAAAGTTCTGCCTGAAAAGCAGAAAAAGCTTCTAAAAGACCTCGGTGTGCGTCATTTGCCATTCGACAGTGTAGATGAAGGCAAGGCCGTTCTTGGAAATCGTTTGAGCTCTCATCGGGCGCTCATCGTTTTGGATGACGTGGATCATATCGACCAGTTGAATGCTCTCTTGCCAAATAAGGACAATCTTGTATCCCAAAGTATGGTTATTGTGACATCCCGGGAATTGGGTGTCCTTCAATCATGGGGTCTGTCCTGCATTTATAAAATGCCAAGATTTAACCAGTTACATGCTAAGCAGTTATTCTGCTGGCATGCTTTCTTGCAACCCTTTCCACATGCTGAATTTGAAACTCTGGTTGAAGAGTTCTTAAAGGCTTGCAATGGTTTACCTCTCTCACTGAAGGTATTGGGTGCACAATTACATGGCAGAAAGTCCAAAGATTACTGGGAATCCCAGTTACATAAAATGTTAAGAGTATTGCCTGGCGACATCAAAAAAAGTCTACAGCTTAGCTACGATGCtctggatgaagaagaacaagagatgttCTTGGATGTGGCTTGTTTTCTCATTGGAGAAAGGAAAAGCACTGCTATAGCAGTGTGGGATGGAATGCATTGGAGTGGTCTGCACGGTTTACAAACACTTGTGAATAAGTGTCTTGTGGAGCTGGTTGACGAGGGAGATTATCGGAGAGGACACTTCTTCCACGAGATGAGGGAGAAGCTAAGGATGCATGATCATCTCAGGGATATGGGAAGGGAGATTGCAAGTAGACACTCGTCAAATCGTCTTTGGCAGCCACAGATTGATGACATAAAGAAACATTTCAAG AAAGAAATGCCAATTCGAGGGATACAACCTCCAGCTACTTTTGTCGCATACAAAGAGTACACGCAATTAATGGGAATCTCAAGTAGATTATCAAATGGATTAGAAATTCTTCATGTAGAAGGAAATGATTTCACAGAAAATTTTGCATCGTTATCAGAACATCTTGTGTGGCTTCGCTGGGAAGGTTTTCCCCTAAAAAGAATTCCAGTATGGCTTACATTAAGACATTTAAGTGTTTTAGAGATTCATGGTGCTGATGAGCTGGAAGAATTGTGGGAAGATAATGTGGAT CCTCCTGAACAATTGAGAGAGCTTATTATACAGAGGAGCAGAAAATTGAAGCGGCTTCCAAGCTCAATTGGACGTCTTCACTATTTGAAAAAGCTTTTATTTGACTTTGACGGTAGCAGTTTGCCAGAACAGTTCTGTGGCCTCCAATCGCTGGAGTATTTGTTGTTTTTTGCTCCAAATCTATCTTCACTGCCTGATGGTTTTGGCAATTTAAAAAGCTTGAAGTCTATAAAGCTACGTTATTGCAAGCAGTTGAGCGAGTTGCCAGGTTCTTTCACGCAGTTGATACACCTGGAAAAGCTAGAAATATTAGATTGTGAAATTCTGTCCTCACTACCTGATGGTTTTGGCAATTTAAAAAGCTTGAAGTCTCTATATCTACAAAATTGCAAGCAGTTGAGCGAGTTGCCAGGTTCTTTCACGCAGTTGATACACCTGGAAATGCTAGAAATATCATATTGTGAAATTCTGTCCTCACTACCTGATGGTTTTGGCAATTTAAAAAGCTTGAAGTCTATAAATCTATGTTATTGCAAGCAGTTGAGCGAGTTGCCAGGTTCTTTCACGCAGTTGATACACCTGGAAAAGCTAGAAATATCAGATTGTGAAATTCTGTCCTCACTACCTGATGGTTTTGGCAATTTAAAAAGCTTGAAGTCTATAAATCTATGTTATTGCAAGCAGTTGAGCGAGTTGCCAGGTTCTTTCACGCAGTTGATACACCTGGAAATGCTAGAAATATCAGATTGTGAAATTCTGTCCTCACTACCTGATGGTTTTGGCAATTTAGAAAGCTTGAAGTCTATATATCTACAAAATTGCAAGCAGTTGAGCAAGTTGCCAGGTTCTTTCACGCAGTTGATACACCTGGAAATGCTAGAAATATCATATTGTGAAATTCTGTCCTCACTACCTGATGGTTTTGGCAATTTAAAAAGCTTGAAGTCTATAAAGTTTTGTAATTGCAAGCAGTTGAGCGAGTTGCCAGATTCTTTCAAGCAGCTGATGCACCTGGAAAATCTAAATTTATTGGGTTGTGCCAAGCTTAAACTGAAATTAGATGTACTTGAAAACATCAAGAAGCTCGCGTTCTTGGGACTCGGAGGTTGCGAGGAAATAGAAGATCTGCCTCATCAAATAGTGAACCAGGCATCCTTGAAAAGCTTGGATCTAACAGGTTGCATCAAGTTGAGAGCTTTACCTACTAACATTGGTGCACTGGTCAAATTAGAGTCATTTGAAAGTCCGATGTTAAAATGCTTGCAAACTTCTCTTGTAAACTTGTGCTCATTGAAGAAGATTAGAATTATAGATTCTATTGGTGAAATGGATTTTGATGCCCGGGCTGAAGACCACAAACAAGTCTCCAGGATATCAATTTCCAGTAATTGTTTTCCCGATCTTGAAACTTTCGATGTTGAGAAAAATCTCCATTTAATGGAGATAGAGACACTGCCAGTCTCTCTCAAAACCCTATCAATAAGAAAATGCCACGTGCTGAAGAATATTGGGTGTATTAGTGGTCTCGTAAGCCTTAAAAAATTGCTTATATGTGATTGTCCGCAGATACAAGAACTCCCAAGCTTTGCTGATTTGGTTTCGCTGAAAGAATTTGAAATGGCGGATTGCCCCAAAGTTGAAAAAATAGAAGGTTTGCAACACTCCAAGTCATTGAAGGATCTGTTGCTTCGAAATACCTGTTGGAAGGTGCCCGGTATACAAAGTTTGGAGAGAGTGGAACGATTGGACGAACTAGTGCTCGAATGTGACACCATATCAGCTGTGAAACCTTGTATTCAGTCTATGaag GAATGCCCAAGGTATCTGGAGATACAAGGTAGCGTGAGCCGTGTCGCGGAGCCAGCTGTAAACTCTTTGGCGTTTCCTGATCTTGTGGTCAACGAGGTGGATGAGACGTCCGGACATTTGTATAAGGGTGCTTGTTTGTTTTATTTGGAGGGAAAGGAGAAGAATGAGGAGGAGAGGAAAGTGGTACGAATACGTGTGTGCGTCGACCGGAATCTTTATATGTCCATTCACTCATTTCGGTTCCGGGGAAGTGTTGAAGTAGAGAGAGAGAGCGCAGTGGTAGTTGAGGGAAGAAGGGAAAGAGTGGTGGAGGCATTTTACCGATTATTAGCACGTCTGGAATAG